In Taeniopygia guttata chromosome Z, bTaeGut7.mat, whole genome shotgun sequence, the sequence GAATTTAACTACTTTACAGAAATTAATAGTGACCACTTCTGTCTGAGGACTGAAATGCTCTGAGGCCTGTGGGAAGCGAGGCACCGAGAGAAGAATTCCCAATTCCAGCGCCAAGGGGTGAGCGTGGCACACGAGCGctggccaggccaggccagggcagaggggctggcactgcccgggCTCTGCTGGCCCTGGAGCTGCGGGACTGGGGGAGCAGCACTGAcctgtggcactgctgcagcagccactgcagctGCGGGAGCGACTCGGGCACCAGCGCAGCCCTGACCGCGAACGTCACCGGCTGGGACAGcggctggcacagctgccacatcTCCTGCACCTCGGGCCACCCGTACCCTGGGGACAGACAGGGCACAGAGAGCTGAGAGAGTGACTGGGGACACACATGGGAACTCACTGCCAgctcacacagccctggggacacacatggGAACTCACTGCCAGCTcacacagcctggggacacacagggcactgacagccctggggacacacagggcaCTGACAgctcacacagccctggggacacacaggacaCTCAGTGCTcacacagcctggggacacacagggcaCTCAGTGCTcacacagcctggggacacacagggcaCTGACAGCTcacacagcctggggacacacagggcaCTCAGTGCTcacacagcctggggacacacagggcaCTGACAGttcacacagccctggggacacacagggcaCTCAGAGGTcacacagcctggggacacacagggcaCTGACAGCTcacacagcctggggacacacagggcaCTCAGTGCTcacacagcctggggacacacagggcaCTGACAGCTCACACaaccctggggacacacagggcaCTGACAGCTcacacagcctggggacacacagggcaCTGACAGCTcacacagcctggggacacacaggacaATGGGTCTCTTGGAGACACCAATCTTGTGCATCCAGAGTTCTTGTGAACCTCGGAATTCCACCTTGAAACTGCTGCGTGGCTCTGAGCAACAAATATCTCATTGGAAAAATGCAAGAAATGCAATATCAATGTGGAAAATGAACTTACTACGAAAACCTTTATTTCCCATACTGAACATACACGTTTACTTACTTTACATACGCTCACAAAACGtggcatttttaatttatctttgcCCTTTCTCTAAAAAACTCTCCTGCAACTGACTTCAATAAGGCCTAATTTAACATTGTCAGGGaccctttaaaaataaaaacattaagaaaaagttaggacagaaaattaaattaatccaGTAGGAATGAAGCTATACACAAATCAAACACACATGGATAAAAACATTCTGTTTCTAAAAATTCTATAATCAAGCAATCTAAAATACCAGAAGTCCTTTTGCTGGAGTTTTTATAAGGACTGaagttatttcaaattaaatttacctgttattttgtttttacaggCTATGAAAATCCTGTAACAAGTGTTAATAGCTTTTCCCTCAATTACTCAGACAGAATGTCGAAAGAGTAAAAACAcactaaatattaaaaaaatgttttctggggCAAGCAGCAACTTCCAGGTGAAATCACTCAAATGAGCTGGTTTTCTAAAATTTTATAGTAGAACCTCACTTAGTATTCCCATAAACTGAAATTCAGAATGgagataaaatgaaatttattttcacacGTTACCCAGTATTTCTAATGCATTTCCAGCAATTTTTTCCTGCACTGAAAATACCTGGGAGAAAGAACTGAACACTTTAATAAGACTGCAATATGTCATATAATAAAATACTAAATGTTGTTATTGAGTAAGTAGCAGTGGGAACGGTGTATAATCCTGCCATGGCGGCCTCAGACAGTACTGGAGGGGACTCTGTTTCTCATAATGATATTGCAAGAGGAAGCCTGTGAAAGACCCCATAATAATGAAAATTGGAAAGTTTACTGCGAAAATACAAGTATCCAGGAGAAACGAAATGTTAGGGATAAGGCTGACCCACAATTTGATTTCAGCGATCAGAAGAATCAGAGATAAAGTTTCACATTTTCAGCTGCTCTGTTTCTCCTCAGGATGCGTGCCAGGGTTCCGACCACCAAATCAACGCTCCCAGGATTCAGGGACAGCCCTCCTTGACACAGAGGCTAAGGACTTTGTGCTCCTTCgctcagcagtgctcagcaggTGAGAAGGAGTAGAAGCACAAGCCAGCTTATTttatgtgggaatccagggcttccctctggctgccctggcagggctgggaccctggcaggggtcaggaacccccctggacagagcccccagagacactgtctgtgatctctgtccatggaaaagagttttcaatcttacaggatgaattacaagctctgagtgtttgatataagtaataattaagtgtggcacgggtgcaaaagtaaaattttaggattctagatgaggggaTCGAAGAAGGCAAGATgaggaattgggtgtgccttgtcctttttctccttcttcatgccctccatgtttcactgtggtgttggcatttttctgttggttcaggctggggacacactgtccaacgtaggtgacagatattggcacgttattgtaaatccagcacaggtagtttgtggtatttaatgtttgtaccatcccactgagggcagagccccacacgctgccctgcaggacagagctgtggcagggcagcagaacatgttagagataaacagaataaacaaccttgaaacagcacagacggattatggcttcttctttggcagggggctgacagacagagactttctacaatctcagaatcatcaataccacgGATTCTGACAATTTTAGGAGCACAGATGTGATTGTCACCCAGCTGCGGTGccactgcagctgtgctgcGTGCTGCAGGGCGCTCTGTCCAGCAGCCCGGCACAGGACAGGGTTCCACAACCACGCGATTCCCAGGCAGGACATGgcctgggagctctgggaagaAGGAGCCGTGCCTTACCTTGGCCGCGGTGGCAGCCCGTggtccagcccagggacagggtggcatgggggcaggaggaggtgaTGGCGCGCAGGAAGGCGCGGGCGTCCAGCGGTGCGCAGCCCCCGGGCAGGATGTCCCCGTTCAGCCACACGGGTCTGTCCAGCCGCTGCCccacctgccccagcagctccagagaggGTCCCACGGcggccaggctgtgccaggacacagggcagggtCAGGGCGGGCGGTGTCACCACACCGGGCAGGGCGCACCCGGCGCCCGCTGCCATCCGCTGATGGAGGAGTGACACCCCAGACCCGCACCCCCTGCGCCCTCACAACCCCAGCCTTGTCACATCTCAGGCCTTAACAAAGGAAGCCACTGCAGTCTCTAACACTTGTGTTTCGTCAGACCTGAAAGCCACAAATGCTCTGAGTCCAGTCCAAAGTGAAACCATCTCTCCCCACCTTAACCACGCTCAAAGCGGCAAAGATTTCATCACCATGTCAGACCCAAAGCTACCCTCAGATACAAGCAAGCTGATGCACCCGTACTAGGAGAATAAAAAGCCCAACACAGACCAATTTAAGGCAaccaaaagagagaaaaggcacCCAGCTGGACATGCAATGCCTGGTTGTGGTTTGTACCACATTTCCCAAGTGTGGCAGCACACAGAAGCCTGCCTGTCCAATGATCATCTGACAGCTAAGTATTAAATTGTTAAATATAAGCTGACATCACTTGAGGAACCAGTGCACACACCCTGTGAGCATTTAACAAAACCTATGGTCACATATTCCTACTGTCCTGTCCAGccaaaagaaaaaggacaacCAGCTTTTTTCCTACCTCCAGCCTAACAAAACCTTTGAAGCACTGTGGAAGGAAAAGAGATGGGAACAGTGGGGGAAATAAATGAACACCAAGAAAATCTTCTTTCTGCCACATCAGATTAATGAATGCACTACGTAACATCGAGGAATTTAAAAGCACCATGGTCAGAGTTTTGGAATTAGGTTAGTTCTAAAGCAAACAACCAGTCCTCCGAGCTGCTTGTTTCCTCGGTAAAGTCACTTCGTGCTATTTGTCTTTTGTGCTGTTGAGGCAGGAATTCACTCACTGGAGATGAGCTCAAGCTCTCTAGGTGAAAACCAGTGATGGCTGGTGTTAAGGAGTGggctgcagcatttctgacACGGTCTGGGGCCAGAACACTTTATATCTCACATATGCAAGGGACTGTCAGGGCCAGAGGAATGCCTCCCCTTGTACTGCAAAGTGAAAGCGAATGCAGTGAGAAAAAAGCACAAAGCCAAGTggcaacagggaaaaaaaaaaaaaaaaagagatgaaaaaaccaaagcaagacaacaacaaagaaaaaaaatccaattccAAAAAAACATGAACCCCAGAGAGCACTGGTTTTGCTGCACAGCATTTAGAAAATTCAGACTTACTGCTGGCTTCATGTGAAATGACTTTGGCATTTCTGAAGCGGGACACTGAAGACCTTTTGCAGAATATATTCATTTCAGTAGCCAAAGCCAGCAGGAAATGTAATTATTTGGTCAATCAGGCTGATAGAGCAGATatataaaaagtataaaaagtacatttttaaagcaCCATTGAAATATCTCCAAAACATCAGCAATGGCATCCAATTAAATAATACACAAAGGAACATCAAATTCTGTTATCACTTATTTGACTCTATCCGCACTGCGTGACgtacttttaaatatttttatataaaaatactttcataATGCCATGTAGTCTTAAAAGCTTTCTTGAATCACTCCACTTGGCTGTAAACTCCATGTGGGAAAAAAGTAAGGTAGGTAGTTTAAAATCActttaaacagtaattataatGGAGGAAAAACTTCGTAACAACTCACAAGAAATAAGCCCAAACAAGTGCCTACTGGtgtttcttcccttctctgccCAGAAGGACACACACAAGATCCTGTGGCAACAAAAGGATTTAGCCTGCTGTATTTTTTACTGTCATGAACTTCCACATGAAAGCTGTGACTGTGTAACACAGAGCCACAGGCATAAATCACATTTTACAACTATCTCGTGGGGGGGCTTTCCATTTCTGTACAGTACTTAAGCACTGATGAAGCTCTTTGTAATTTGTTGCCAAAACAGACTGAGCACACTGAAATTCAGACTAAGCAAGAGTCAGGAGCTGAAGGGGGGCACGTCTGGAAATCACAGCTCATTTCAAACTCTTTCAAGGAAATCTCATGGGGTTTTCAGGTGTGTTTGCCATTTGAGAAATGAAACAGCTAATGGCTCAAACTGTGAATGAACGTTTAGTTAGTAAGGCCAGAAAAAGGAGCCCTCCAGAAAGGCACCAACATTTTACATTCCCAATGGGAAAGTTCTGCTCACAGCAactgagtaaaaaaaatatcattaacTGTAGCTCAAAACACTTTTAAAGGCTTTGTTCTTGCCATGCTTTGAGATTTATGGGCTATGTTTCCACATGGATTATGCCTCTGAACATCATGCTAAACTGCACAACAAGCAGGAATTTGGTTGGCAACCACCTGTAGAATTGTAACAGGTAGGAATGCAAACAGCAGAACCATTTTTTGTTGAGGTACCTCTTGAAGTCCAGCTTGATGCCTTTGTTGGTGCCGACCATCAGCGCCAGCCACTCCTGCAGGGTGATGTCGCTGTCAGTGTCCGGGGGGTGAGCCAGGACGGGGTCCCCGTCCCCTCCCCGCAGGACAACATCCACCTCCACCATGTGCACGTCGCCTGCGGATTCAGACACTGACCTCAGCTTTTGGGGCGATGACTACCCAGCCGCTCTGCCCACACCAGCCCGCGCacccccacagctccagctgcctgcaaCTGAACCCCCACAAAGATGccattttggggggattcagTCACTAGACTCTTTGCAAGCCTACAACCAAGTGAAAATTGATGTTTGAGGGTGCTTTTGGCCAAGCAAGTGatgtttgagggttttttcttcaCAGGACCAGAAAAATGTACATCCAACACGCAAATCCACTGTTGTTAAATTTCAGGtgttttcctctgaaaacaGGGCTCTGAGAGAGGATTTAATACTGGCAGATTTAATACTGGCAGAATGAGCATTCCCCTTGACTCATTGCCAAAACAGACAAGGAGAGTGTTAGCTCACACACACGGCAGGCAAAGGGGGTCTCAGGAGTGCTCAGGCTCCTGAAAACAGCTCTATGTAATGAAcctgggcagcgctgccagctTTGCAGAGAGCCCAACACACACAGGGAGGActgaaacaagaagaaaagagcTAGTGATGGCATTCAGGATATAGGAGATCATATATACATTTACACAGATATGTGTTTGTCAAGTATTCACATAAATTTACATACAATTCACTACCACCCAGGCGGGCGCACCGgggcccttctggctctgcacagcccccTGACAAGAGAGGACTcacagaggggatttgggatcttatcctcttcctcttcccaggAGCAGGAGCGGAGggaaccagcaggaatttccccatggaaagggagctcagggatTGGAAGTGCCCGGGGAGggttggagtgcccatccctggagggatttaacaGCCGTGGGGATCCTGGAGGAGCgagggggagaggaagaggaggagggggaaggggaggaggaggaggaggaggaagaggaggaggaggaggaagaggaagaggaagaggaggaggaggaggaggaggaggaggaggaagaggaagaggaagaggaagaggaagaggaagaggaggaggaggaggaggaggaagaggaggaggaggaggaggaggaggaggaggaggaagaggaagaggaagaggaagaggaagaggaagaggaagaggaagaggaagaggaagaggaagaggaagaggaagaggaagaggaagaggaagaggaagaggaagaggaagaggaagaggaggaggaggaagaggaagaggaggaggaggaagaggaggaggaggaggaggaggaagaggagggtcagaggaggaggaggaggaagaggaagaggaagaggaggaggaggaggaggaggaggaagaggaagaggaagaggaagaggaagaggaagaggaggaggaggaggaggaagaggaggaggaggaggaggaggaggaggaggaagaggaagaggaagaggaagaggaagaggaagaggaagaggaagaggaagaggaagaggaagaggaggaggaggaggaagaggaggaggaggaggaggaggaagaggaagaggaagaggaggaggaggaggaggaagaggagggtcagaggaggaggaggagggtgagaggaggaggaggagggtcagaggaggaggaggaggagggggaagagaggaagaggaggaggagggtcagaggaggaggagggtgagaggaggaggaggagggtgagaggaggaggaggaggagggggaagagaggaagaggaggaggagggtcagaggaggaggagggtcagagcaggaggaggagggccGAGGCACACTCACTTCTCGCGGCCTGCTCCGCCCGGGCGCGGCTGTTGGCGGCGTGGAACCAGCGCACGGCGGCGCCGTCCCGGGCCGCGATGTGCCCGGCGCGCAGGAAATGATCCACGGGCTGCTCGCCCCAGGGGCCTGCGGGGACACGGCGGCACGCTCagcacggcccggcacggcccggttccgacagccccggcccggctccgaCAGCCCCGGCTcggcccagccccagcccggcccagccccggcccggcccagccccgaCCCGGCCCAGCCCCGACCCGGCTCcgacagccccggcccggccccgcgctcaccgctggccccgctcgccatggcccggcccggccggacccgcctcccgccgcctcccgcccccgggccgggcgcggTGACACGGTCACGTTCTGGCTGTGACAGAACCTCCCGAGCGGGGATGGctctggcactggcactggcactggcactggcactggcactggctCTGTCTCtctcactgtccctgtccctgtcactgtctCTGTCactatctctctctctctgtcactgtcactgtctctgtccctgtcactgtctctctcactgccactgtcactgtccctgtctctgCCTCTATCACTGTCTCACTGTCactgtctctgtctctgtcactGTCTCTGTACCTGTcactgtctctctctctctgtcactgtcactgtctgTCACTGTCTCTGTCACTGtctctgtcactgtccctgtctctgtcactgtCTCTGTCTCTATATCTCTCTCTCTGTCACTGTCTGTCACTGTCTGTCACTgtctctgtcactgtcactgtctgtcactgtcactgtctctctctctgtcaCTGTCTCTCTGTCactctgtctgtccctgtctctgtctctgtcccctctgcagccGAGCCGGCCGGACTGGCCTGGCCCGTGCCAGGCGGTGGCTGCAGCCACGGGCAGCGCGGCCCGAGCTCCGGATGCTGCAGGACAGCAGGCACACACGGGACAGGACACAGCCCCGGCTGGGCCAGGGCCGGCTCGGGGtggaaccagcaggaatttcgccgtggaaagggagctcaggaacagggcactgccagctctgtctgtctgtctgtctgtgagGAGTGTAAGTTATggcagggagagggcaggggctgagctggggcagcccagGCCTGCCCAGCACTGATGGAGCTCCCAGTGTCTCACTGCAGGGTGTCACTGCTGGCTGGTGGCACACTGAGCAGtgaatcccatttttggggcaACATCGGGAGTCCCAGAAAGCTGCACAGACAGGACACGCCCATTCCAAATCTGTCTTTGTTTCATTATAAATAAGAGGCAGAAGGTTGCAAGCACTGTAGTTAACTTTATTGATCGTTACTGAAAAGGAGTTAGTAGAGGTTAAGTGCCAagaggcagctgctccttcaGGTGCCCTGGCCCTGTCACAGACCAAAAACACTCTTCAGCCTCTTGCTGGGGCTCCCTCGATGGCCTGGGTGCAGCTTATTTTCAACAAGGACACGTTTTGTTTGTACTGTGCGTGGGTTCAGCCCTTCTCAGAAGTCAGCACAGAAGCTGACATGCAGCTCAGCTCCATCCAGGGTAAGATCTCAATGCCTGAACCCTTCTAGGACTGGAGTGTTAAAGCATGTGGAACACCAGAGCAGATCAGATTAAATTACAAATTGTTTTTGatacaaaaacataaaatatcCCCTATTAGCATCAAGAAGGCATCCAAGTTTTAATACTCTGAATATAAAATTGTACCAGcatttttactgaaaacaaTATAGATCTTGTATATATTTAGTTTTGGTTCTGTTCTTGACAAGTAGTTGTGTGGCTGCCACCAAACCCCAACTGCAGTTTGATGAAATGAACCTCAGTACAAAtcacatgcatcacaaataCATAAATAGATCTAAATGACCCAGTATAAAAAATACATCCTATGCAAGAACCTCAGGTacaccaaaaatcccagaacggtttgggtgggaagggaccttaaagagtGCCCACCCCacctgccacgggcagggacaccttccactagaatCAACCTGTGTGTGAAAATTCAGACTCAATACATCCGTTCTCCCTGAAAGCAAAGGTGGCTACTAAAATGTGGCAAAAGCAGTAGACAGGAGCAgaaaaaatactgcagaatTCATGTCTGACTTATTGCTACATGTAGATTACATCAAGGGTAATCTGTTTTTTCCTAATCCTTGAAAGGTCAAATTGTGTATGGAATTCTGAACAGagagtaaagaaaaaagcactTCTTATAAAAATAGCATCCATTTAAGTTAGATAAATCCTTATaaatacaagaa encodes:
- the FAM151B gene encoding protein FAM151B, which codes for MASGASGPWGEQPVDHFLRAGHIAARDGAAVRWFHAANSRARAEQAARSDVHMVEVDVVLRGGDGDPVLAHPPDTDSDITLQEWLALMVGTNKGIKLDFKSLAAVGPSLELLGQVGQRLDRPVWLNGDILPGGCAPLDARAFLRAITSSCPHATLSLGWTTGCHRGQGYGWPEVQEMWQLCQPLSQPVTFAVRAALVPESLPQLQWLLQQCHRYSLTVWTGKEDVYTVEDLLLIRENFDKSRVYYDIFEPQNSEFKKAIGIE